The window GTTACCAAAGTGAGTCGTGAGATATCATTAACAAGACAATTCATCTTGTAGTTTTCAAGCCACGTCTTTCTAGTTCAGGCAAATTGCATTGGATCAATCAGGAGCATGCACAAGCAGCAATGGGCAGGTTTTATATGTGACAACATCTCTTTAAGTGTTGAGCATACATACTAAGTGTTAATAATACTAGAGCTAAAAAGCATCATTAGAGCTAAAGATAATCTTTTTTAActaaaagaaaagcaaagaacAAGACTGACAACAGTTTTTGACTGAATCACACTCCCACAAACTGACTTCAGCAAGAGTTTGGCATACCTACTTTTCAGCTTTTGTATAAAATTGAGTCCAACATGGCGTTCTTACATATCCGTTCATGCTGGACTGTATCCAGTGCAGCATTGCATACTGATATGTCATGAAACGCTGGTGGTTGCGGCCATTCCTTCATGGAAAGCACATTTCCACCATTTTGTAGCCGTTATCTCAATTGTCTCTACAGAAAACATGCAACCATAGATTGCATATTTCAGGCTTAGTTTGGGAGCACACATTGACAACTCTTGCCTTTTGGCACAACTTCCACATAACTTAATACAGCATCtgtggagttggagttgaagtcTCCTCACAATAGAGTCACACTTAACTTGCAACTCTCCCTAGCTTACTGCTCAATCAAGCCAATCGAATCACTGCCATCTGCAAAGATCAAAGATGGTCCCTTGGCTGCAACTTAAAATACTGCCTGTAAAATGTTATGAACAGAAATGGTGACAAACGCTTCATAACCAGGCTTTATTAGCAGTAGGTGCTTGGGGAAATTTAAATTGCATTAATCCCACATACAACTCACTTTTAAGTCCCGGGTTGTGTCACTGATGGCTGAAAATGATATTCTAGTCAAATATGGAATCTTAGTAAGAACATTGGTGATGTGCAGCCATATCTACTGTACTGTTATGACTGAATCTGGCTGTCTAAAGCTAGTCACAAGGCCATTATACATCATGTGTGTCAAGAAATCACATTAAAGGAATCCCATAAATACCACCTTTCAGTCAGAACCACTTGATCTGTGTTCAATCTTGCAGCGCTAAAAGCTTTTATTCCTCTCTTTCTCCAGGTGAAGTATGACTTCTTGTATGATCACTACCACGTGTGCTGTCAGGAGAGTTGGAGTTCTCTGACCTATAGGCAGGCATACACCACCTTCATCATGGTGGCTCTTTTCCTGCTCCCTTTGGCAGCCATGTTGTTCCTGTACACACGCATTGGCATTGAGTTGTGGATCCGCAAGAGGGTGGGAGATGCTTCTGTCCTCAACACCATGAACCACAGAGAGATTGGTAAGATCTCAAGGTGAGTACGACGGCAGGGGTGACTACCCcgatttttaattattatttttccacAACACCTTGTTAAGGAGTGCATGAGAACATTTACCGACAGTGACGACAGAAAATGACTTTGCTGCTTCCAGAGACAGTTTCTGTTTTGCGTAATGTTCTGTGACGTCAGAAATGTGCTCGCAGCTGAGGAACAAAAATAAGTAGTAAGAGAGGACAACTCTTCCTGCGTCATGAACTGCCAGGCAAAAACATCACAGCCTTGTATTGCTTATATTAGAAGTGCAGAGGGCACTTTGAGTAGTAGTAGTTTAATACTTGCTGCAGTATTTTGCGTGCGTGTGGGCAATTCCTCCTATTGGGATGTTCCAGAAGCTTCTTGTTGCTGACACACAGTATGAAACAGTAAATGTATATTATTAGCATCTTTGTGCGGGCCACATTTTACCCACCAGGTTTATATGACTTTGGAGAAATATATTCACACTAATCAATGTCTTCAACCCATAACAGAGCTAATTATCAAAACAACTTCACAAATTTGTGTGATAACATTGTGACCGTTCATAAATTTGGACTGGACCAACATAATGATTACACTCTGGCTGGTGACTGATCTTGGAGGAAGTCCACGAAGAGACCATAATTTGCTGTGTTTTGGCCAGTGGCAGATTagcatgaaaataaaataaagcacaTAACATGATGTAAGAGATCCCTCTCTAAAGGAAGAGAGCTTGAACTTAATCTTCTTTGTCGCTTCCACAACTTCCCATTGTCCTTTCTTCTCTTGTTTATTTGGCAAGTGTTGCTGTTGAAGCCTTTTCATCATGAGACTGACTCCTTTTTAGTTTTGTagtctttttgtctcttttagaCGAAGGAGTAACAATCTTTTCTCATGTTATAGAAAGGTATCCACTGACCTTCAAACATGTACGAGAAttccacagaacagttttattACTGCATACATGCTTGATATCCCATATCAAGCATGGGAAAGGGAATTAGATTCAAATTTCTTTGTTTACTAATTAAACTCAACAACTGGAAATGGACTGTCATATCAGAAGAGACACTTGTTGTTCTTGGTTTTCTGTGTTATGCATGGACTGCAAAACAAGGGCAAGCTTGAGTACTTTCAAGGGTGTGACTGCCAGGGTCCGGATTCACTTTTGCAGCTTTCTGGCTCACATCTCACTTTGATGGAAAAAGAGTGTCATCACTCAATTTATATGTCACACATGTTTCTTTACAGATAAAACCAAAGAAAGAGATGTATTACATTTGTCACCTAATTCTCTATTCAcataagatttttctttttttccccccacctcaataggaaaaagaaaagagctgTTAAAATGATGGTCACCATTGTCCTGCTATTTACCATTTGCTGGGCACCATTCCACACAGTCCACATGCTGTTTGAATACTGTAAGTAAAGCTTTATTCATTTAAAGATAGATCATTAAAATGATCCCTATTTCTTTTTAAGTTtagtttctttgtgtgtgtatttgtgcagaCGATCTGGAGAAGAAATATGATGGAGTGACTCTCAACATGATCATCGCCATTGTTCAAGCCGTCGGGTTCTTTAACAGCTTCAACAATCCAATCGTGTACGCCTTCATGAACGAGAACTTCAAGAAGAGCTGCGTCTCCACCCTCTCCCACTGCATCCGAAAGCCTAATCAGCAGGGTCCCGCCGTGGTGGCGCCAAGACTGAGCGTGCAGTTCATCAAGCCCCAAAGCAGAGAAGCCTTCCTTAAGCCAGATGAAGGTAATAGCTCAGAGCAACGCTCAGCAGAGACAGGTGCTGCATGCTCATCGCATGCTGAGAGCTCCCTGGAAATAATAGGAGAGAAAATCTCAACCATCCAAACAGAGCTCCCTGCACACAGTTCCTCTCAAGTCAAATGAGATGGGAGCTGCTCAAGGGTCTGGTGCTTTGCCTCTGGAACTCAACCTTACTGTTTGCTGTCACCTGCTGGAACATGACGCCCACAGCTGCGAATGTCAAATGTGATTTCAAGTCTCACACTTGTGGATCAGACTCAAAAGCCCAGCAGCTTGACAGGATTTTTCTTCAGTACCAGGAGCCATAACAAGCATTTTCACAAAGGTCTGCTGCAAGGCAGTAAGAATATGAAGGGACATTAATAAGAAACAATTTTCTGTAAATACTTGGAGGCACTAAATCAGTGGTCGGTTTGTTATCCAAAATAAGAAATCTTTTGTGTTGTCTTGAGAATCTGCAACAATCCGCCTGTTTCATTGAACGTTAAATGATGTGTGGGAGGAAACAATGTCCTGTCTCATACCAGATTTTTCTGCAGCCTTCTGCTGCAATGGCAggtaactgaaaatatttttagCTGCAAAGGACAATGCCTGGCCTCATTGCATTTGCTCATGACAGCATAAAACTctcttcagttaaagttaaTTCAGCTGcaagcttttatttatttagcattGCGAACATTATATGGCTTTTGAGATCATTTCAATCTCAGATGTGTCCTCTGGAATTAATACAAGATGTTTAACACAAACTTTTAGCTGTGAAGCCCAGCTCATCACATAGTGACGCTTGATCAGGAGGCTGCCATGCCAAGGCTTTGTCTTGAATATCTTAACTTGTTTGATGCTGCGTTTTGATGTAAACAGGTGTTTTGAAAACCTTGGTGCCAAACCATTCAAACAAATTTCCTTTTAATgttagttggtaaaaaaaatctaaatatattCGCTCTGCAACAGGTCAAGCAACAGTTGAGCAATTTAGGAGGATATACCACTATATAATGATGATAATGACAACGTGACAAATAGAAAAACCATCAAAATGCCTCTTTTTATTGTCAAGGGTTTCCCAAGCTGGTAATGTAAGAACAACATGGCAAAATGGAAAATGTCTGCAAAGCTTGTGCGCAATGAAGTGTATTTCACTGGGTTTGAAAGACCTTACTCTTCTAAATTTAaccaaatgtttttaatgtgtgacaaAGTAGTTGGGTGCAGTAATAGAGCAAAAGATGTGAAAATATAGtcaaaatggaaagaaaatatTAAGACACAAGTCCAGCGCTAGGGAGTCGGGTATCTAACCCCCTCCTCCCCTCTAATCTATTCACACagtctgtgttttttgtttaaaagcTACCCGTATGGAGTGACATTTTACTGTGTCCATTAACTATTGGTGTAAGCGATGCATCAGTTACTGTATGATGGAATGTGGCGATAAAGGTGCACCCCTTGCATCAAAAACTGACAGGAAGGTCTTTAGATCAACTGTCACTACGCATTGAGTTGGGAATGAGCATGTGTTGCACTGTCAGAAGAGCACTCTTCTTTCCGTCGGCCACtttaattattttatgtatGATGTGAAGATATTTCATGTTGATGGTTTGCTCAGCAGTGTTAAGCTTGAAATGTCTCAGTctttaaaactgaactgaatgtaTGTTGTGCAGAGAGAGACTCTTAAATCACCACACAGGATTTTAATTCAAACCATTCTAAACCAACCGCAATGACAAAAGAAACTACTTTTACATTCATGGTTCAGCACTGATCCTCAAAACGCATTAAACTTCTGCATAGTGTTCCTTTTACACACAATGGCACTTCCTTGTTTTTACAGAATTCTTATATCGAAATGCCAATGTGCAATGATTCACCTTGAGCTGTGTTGGTTCTTCCCATAAGTTGTCACCCATTTGCTTATACAACACCAATTCCAAAAAGGATTGGGATCATggccatccatccctccattacCTATACTCAGTTAATCCATTTCAGGGTCGAgagggagctggagcctatcccagctgcaatcaggtgagaggcaggtacAGCCTAgatgggtcgccagtccattacggggccacacagagacaaaggagAGAAACAATGATGCACGCTTACACTTTAGGATGGtgtaaaaatgtgtaaaaacaaGCTTAAGTCGGTATTCTAACACAAGAGAACAAAGTAAACcaaatatcaaatgttgaaagcaaGACATTTGACCATTTTAtcaaaaatattagctcatatTAATATCATCCacagatgcaggttaaagctctaacatgcaaagaagaagccatatatGAGCATGATCTGGGAACAATGCCATCTTTTCCGGGccaaaaaaaggttaaaaaaaaatgaatctaaTCAAAATTTGAAAATCATTTTGTAAATCATGGGCACCGCATCCACCGGACTAAAGAGGAGATGGACTATTTGGCTTGTTATCAGAACGCATCT of the Odontesthes bonariensis isolate fOdoBon6 chromosome 23, fOdoBon6.hap1, whole genome shotgun sequence genome contains:
- the qrfprb gene encoding pyroglutamylated RF-amide peptide receptor, whose translation is MAAASGQGSSKITPEVLQEMLQYYNLSRQEFINTYNIQPLVYIPELPYSAKTTFVIMYVVIFVLALAGNSLVIYIVVKKRSIQTATDIFICSLAVSDLLITFFCIPFTLLQNISSEWFGGVLVCKTVPFVQTTAIVTGILTMTCIAIERYQGIVFPLKMRRQYSSKRAYKMLGLVWIASVIVGSPMLFVQQLEVKYDFLYDHYHVCCQESWSSLTYRQAYTTFIMVALFLLPLAAMLFLYTRIGIELWIRKRVGDASVLNTMNHREIGKISRKKKRAVKMMVTIVLLFTICWAPFHTVHMLFEYYDLEKKYDGVTLNMIIAIVQAVGFFNSFNNPIVYAFMNENFKKSCVSTLSHCIRKPNQQGPAVVAPRLSVQFIKPQSREAFLKPDEGNSSEQRSAETGAACSSHAESSLEIIGEKISTIQTELPAHSSSQVK